One region of Chelonoidis abingdonii isolate Lonesome George chromosome 14, CheloAbing_2.0, whole genome shotgun sequence genomic DNA includes:
- the SS18L1 gene encoding calcium-responsive transactivator — protein MSVAFASARPRGKGEVTQQTIQKMLDENHHLIQCIMDYQNKGKTAECTQYQQILHRNLVYLATIADSNQNMQSLLPAPPTQNMNLGPGGMTQSASNQSLHSQSNLSDAIGTGLPPSSLMQSQISNGPNHVSMQQSGQNTMPTTSLSMTVSSHGTGPGYSHTVPASQNVPMQGQGSIGNYVSRTNISMQSNPVSMMHQQAATSHYNSAQGGSQHYQGQSSIAMMSQSNQGNSMMGQRPMGPYRPSQQGSSQQYMGQEEYYSEQYSHGQGSSEPMNQQYYPDGHGDYAYQQSSYTEQSYDRSFEDSTQHYYEGGNSQYSQPQAGYQQGAAQQQTYSQQQYPNQQNYPGQQPGYGPAQGASSQYSSYQQGQGQQYGSYRASQTGPSAQQQRPYGYEQGQYGNYQQ, from the exons ATGCTAGATGAGAATCACCACTTAATACAGTGTATTATGGACTATCAGAACAAAGGCAAAACAGCAGAATGCACTCA ATACCAACAAATCTTGCACAGAAACCTGGTTTACTTGGCAACAATAGCAGATTCTAACCAGAATATGCAGTCCCTTCTTCCTGCA CCACCAACGCAGAACATGAATTTGGGCCCAGGAGGAATGACTCAGAGTGCATCCAACCAATCTCTCCATTCACAGAGCAATCTCAGTGATGCAATTGGGACAggccttcctccttcctccctcatgCAGAGTCAGATTAGCAATG GTCCTAATCATGTGTCTATGCAGCAGTCAGGCCAAAATACGATGCCCACAACCTCTCTGAGTATGACCGTGAGCAGCCATGGGACTGGGCCTGGTTATAGCCATACAGTGCCTGCATCTCAGAACGTGCCAATGCAAGGCCAGGGGTCAATAGGCAATTATGTTTCTCGAACAAATATCAGCATGCAGTCTAACCCAG TCTCCATGATGCACCAGCAAGCGGCAACATCCCACTACAACTCGGCACAAGGAGGAAGCCAGCATTACCAAGGACAGTCCTCCATAGCCATGATGAGTCAGAGCAATCAAGGCAACAGCATGATGGGTCAGCGACCCATGGGCCCTTACAGACCTTCTCAGCAAG GTTCCTCTCAGCAGTACATGGGGCAGGAGGAGTATTACAGTGAACAGTACAGCCATGGACAAGGCTCATCAGAGCCCATGAACCAGCAATATTATCCAGATG GTCATGGTGATTATGCATATCAGCAGTCATCCTATACCGAGCAGAGCTATGACAGGTCATTTGAGGACTCCACACAGCATTACTATGAAGGAG GAAATTCCCAATATAGCCAGCCGCAGGCAGGATATCAACAGGGAGCTGCGCAACAGCAAACATATTCACAGCAACAGTACCCAAATCAGCAAAACTATCCAGGACAACAACCTGGATATG gtCCTGCACAAGGAGCCTCTTCACAGTATTCAAGCTACCAACAGGGACAGGGGCAGCAGTATGGAAGTTACAGAGCTTCTCAGACAGGACCATCTGCCCAACAACAGAGGCCTTATGGCTATGAGCAG GGTCAATATGGAAACTACCAGCAATAA